A region of Subtercola boreus DNA encodes the following proteins:
- a CDS encoding peroxiredoxin, which produces MALENDTFAPDFELSNQFGEKVRLSQFRGVKPVVIVFFPLAYSGVCTSELCTLEDNIAMFRDNSVELLGISVDSKSALRAWSEEKGFDFNLLADFWPHGEVAKEYGVFLEGKGFSNRATFVIDTHGIIRASFITAPGEARSIEAYRAALEELEPAGV; this is translated from the coding sequence ATGGCACTCGAAAACGACACATTCGCTCCCGACTTCGAACTGTCGAACCAGTTCGGCGAGAAGGTGCGTCTGAGCCAGTTCCGCGGTGTGAAGCCCGTGGTGATCGTGTTCTTCCCCCTCGCCTACTCGGGTGTCTGCACCAGCGAGCTCTGCACGCTGGAGGACAACATCGCGATGTTCCGCGACAACAGCGTCGAGCTGCTCGGCATCTCGGTCGACTCGAAGTCGGCACTCCGCGCGTGGAGCGAGGAGAAGGGGTTCGACTTCAACCTCCTCGCCGACTTCTGGCCGCACGGCGAGGTCGCCAAGGAGTACGGAGTCTTCCTCGAGGGCAAGGGCTTCTCGAACAGGGCCACCTTCGTGATCGACACCCACGGCATCATCCGTGCCAGCTTCATCACCGCTCCCGGCGAGGCCCGCTCGATCGAGGCCTACCGTGCTGCGTTGGAGGAGCTCGAGCCTGCCGGAGTGTAG
- a CDS encoding SatD family protein, which produces MTSEMRVAVIVDLVDSRRIADRAAVQHLLERAFATVNRAVGHVEPFAATLGDEFQAVFASVTDALEATLLARLAMPEGLDCRFGLGRGEIRAVGTGLTGVLQDGSAWWAARAAIDEAHRRADGQTVTLRSWYRGDGETSFTDAAINAYLLGRDYIVGGMSDRERRLALGSWLGRSQSVLAEQEQISQSAVSQSLRRAGVTALRAGIGEFREAATQSGVPC; this is translated from the coding sequence ATGACATCCGAGATGAGAGTGGCAGTGATCGTGGATCTGGTCGACTCACGTCGGATCGCCGATCGAGCCGCCGTCCAGCACCTGCTCGAACGAGCCTTCGCAACCGTGAACAGGGCCGTCGGCCACGTCGAGCCCTTCGCCGCGACCCTGGGGGACGAGTTCCAGGCCGTCTTCGCCTCGGTGACCGACGCCCTGGAGGCGACACTGCTCGCCCGGCTCGCGATGCCCGAGGGGCTCGACTGCCGGTTCGGTCTCGGGCGTGGTGAGATCCGGGCGGTCGGCACGGGTCTCACCGGTGTGCTGCAGGACGGTTCCGCCTGGTGGGCCGCACGTGCGGCGATCGACGAGGCGCACCGCCGGGCAGACGGCCAGACCGTGACCCTTCGAAGCTGGTACCGGGGCGACGGCGAGACGTCCTTCACGGACGCGGCCATCAACGCCTACCTGCTCGGCCGCGACTACATCGTCGGCGGAATGAGCGACCGTGAGCGGCGGTTGGCGCTCGGGAGCTGGCTCGGCCGGTCACAGTCTGTGCTCGCGGAGCAGGAGCAGATCTCGCAGTCGGCTGTGTCGCAGTCTCTCCGGCGTGCCGGTGTCACCGCCCTCCGGGCCGGTATCGGGGAGTTCCGCGAAGCCGCGACGCAGTCGGGAGTGCCATGCTGA
- a CDS encoding SPOR domain-containing protein → MSGDPSKQYWYNTNTGDVEFGYVSPAPDRVGPFETKAEAEHALETLRANSAKWAEEDAAND, encoded by the coding sequence ATGTCAGGCGACCCGTCGAAGCAGTACTGGTACAACACGAACACGGGTGACGTCGAGTTCGGTTATGTGTCACCGGCGCCCGACAGGGTCGGCCCGTTCGAGACGAAGGCCGAAGCCGAGCACGCTCTCGAGACGCTCCGCGCCAACTCGGCGAAGTGGGCCGAGGAAGACGCCGCGAACGACTGA
- the panB gene encoding 3-methyl-2-oxobutanoate hydroxymethyltransferase, which yields MTEQSPRKRVRTRHFQNAKENGIPIVGLTSYDMLSAAIFDAADIDFLLVGDSAGNNVFGNETTLSVTVDQLIPLTRAVAGAAKRALVVADMPFGSYEGGPDDALRTAVRFMKEANAHAVKLEGGVRSAAQIRRIVDAGVPVMGHIGFTPQSEHGLGGHIIQGRGDGAEALLADAHAVEDAGAFAVVLEMVPSDIAGRVTKELRIPTISVGAGPNTDGQLLVWTDFAGFSQGRTPRFVKQYANLTQVLTDAVTAFRADVASGAYPAPEHEYEG from the coding sequence ATGACAGAGCAGTCCCCCCGCAAGCGCGTTCGCACCCGGCACTTCCAGAACGCGAAGGAGAACGGCATCCCGATTGTGGGGCTGACGTCCTACGACATGCTGTCCGCCGCCATCTTCGATGCCGCAGACATCGACTTCCTGCTCGTCGGCGACTCCGCGGGCAACAACGTCTTCGGCAACGAGACCACCCTCTCGGTGACCGTCGACCAGCTGATCCCCCTGACGCGGGCTGTGGCCGGTGCTGCCAAGAGGGCGCTCGTCGTCGCAGACATGCCGTTCGGCTCTTACGAGGGCGGCCCCGACGACGCGCTCCGCACCGCCGTGCGGTTCATGAAGGAGGCGAACGCGCACGCCGTGAAGCTCGAGGGCGGCGTGCGGAGCGCGGCGCAGATCCGGCGCATCGTGGATGCGGGCGTTCCCGTCATGGGCCACATCGGCTTCACCCCGCAGAGCGAGCACGGGCTCGGCGGGCACATCATCCAGGGCCGGGGCGACGGTGCTGAGGCACTGCTCGCCGACGCCCACGCCGTGGAAGACGCCGGCGCCTTCGCCGTGGTGCTCGAGATGGTTCCGAGCGACATCGCGGGCCGCGTCACGAAGGAACTCCGCATCCCGACCATCAGCGTCGGCGCAGGCCCGAACACCGACGGCCAGCTGCTCGTCTGGACCGACTTCGCCGGCTTCTCACAGGGCCGCACCCCCCGCTTCGTGAAGCAGTACGCGAACCTCACCCAGGTGCTGACGGATGCCGTCACCGCGTTCCGCGCCGACGTGGCCTCGGGCGCCTACCCGGCCCCCGAGCACGAATACGAAGGCTAG
- a CDS encoding zinc ribbon domain-containing protein — MKAPVSEQRSLLDLQAADTRLSQLGHQAKTLPELKRLAELTNDIGTVSHRLASVRGELEDAELEISRVESDVQIVTTRMERDRTRLQTSTSTKDISGLEHEIASLLKRRSDLEDIELAVMERIEEINGRLAVVTEEMGALTAEQDALRTSRDASLLTLDSERKGVQLNRDLIAGAIGDELLALYDRQRARYGIGAALLTRGVSMGSNVKLHESDLAKIRLAAPDDVVLDPDSSCILVRTEESGL, encoded by the coding sequence ATGAAAGCACCTGTCTCAGAGCAACGGTCGCTGCTCGACCTGCAGGCCGCCGACACGCGCCTCAGCCAGCTCGGGCACCAGGCGAAGACCCTCCCGGAACTGAAACGGCTCGCTGAGCTCACCAACGACATCGGAACCGTCTCGCACCGGCTCGCCTCGGTTCGCGGCGAGCTCGAAGACGCCGAGCTCGAGATCTCCCGGGTCGAATCGGACGTGCAGATCGTGACGACGCGCATGGAACGGGACCGCACCCGCCTGCAGACCAGCACCTCGACGAAGGACATCTCAGGCCTCGAACACGAGATCGCCTCGCTGCTGAAGCGCCGGAGTGATCTCGAAGACATCGAGCTCGCCGTGATGGAGCGCATCGAGGAGATCAACGGTCGCCTCGCGGTGGTCACCGAGGAGATGGGTGCGCTGACGGCGGAACAGGATGCCCTCCGCACCAGTCGCGACGCGTCGCTGCTGACGCTCGACTCCGAGCGGAAGGGCGTGCAGCTGAACCGCGACCTGATCGCGGGGGCGATCGGCGACGAACTGCTCGCGCTCTACGACCGGCAGCGGGCCCGCTACGGCATCGGCGCGGCCCTGCTCACCCGCGGTGTGTCGATGGGCAGCAACGTGAAGCTGCACGAGAGCGACCTCGCCAAGATCCGCCTGGCGGCCCCCGACGACGTCGTGCTCGACCCCGACAGCTCGTGCATCCTCGTGCGCACGGAGGAGTCCGGCCTCTGA
- a CDS encoding class I SAM-dependent methyltransferase: protein MDELFGTLRRAPDIEAPNLFASDASDRLVLDEAAEVLADSGSGDVVVIGDRYGALTLGAAARFGLAGIRSHQDRLVGEQALARNAATLGLVDRYVSLPLSAELLAGARVVLLQVSRGLAELDEIADAIARYADENVVVFGGGRIKHLSRAMNETLGAHFSEVRASLARQKSRVLVARGPLRPTDAPPYPKLDRNAELGLTIAAHGGVFAGSGLDIGTRFVLEYLDHAVGEAEAGTVDSRPAGGAGAALSAIDLGCGTGIIAAALARSFPLLVVTATDQSAAACASARATMRANGFDDVRVVRDDGLSLQPDSSADLIVCNPPFHVGSSVHTGVALGLFRDAGRVLRPGGVLLTVFNSPLAYQPDLRRLVGPTRVWGQNAKFTVTASTKPVDR from the coding sequence ATGGACGAACTGTTCGGCACGCTTCGGCGGGCCCCCGACATCGAGGCGCCGAACCTCTTCGCGAGCGACGCGAGCGACCGGCTTGTGCTTGACGAGGCCGCCGAGGTGCTGGCGGACTCCGGCAGCGGCGACGTGGTCGTGATCGGCGACCGCTACGGAGCGCTCACCCTCGGTGCAGCCGCGCGATTCGGGCTGGCGGGCATCCGGAGCCACCAGGACAGGCTGGTCGGCGAGCAGGCGCTCGCCCGGAATGCCGCCACGCTGGGGCTGGTCGACCGGTACGTCTCGCTTCCGCTGTCGGCAGAGCTCCTGGCGGGCGCACGCGTGGTGCTTCTGCAGGTGTCGCGGGGGCTCGCGGAGCTCGACGAGATCGCCGACGCGATCGCCCGGTATGCCGATGAGAACGTTGTCGTCTTCGGCGGCGGGCGCATCAAACACCTGTCGCGTGCCATGAATGAGACGCTCGGCGCGCACTTCTCCGAGGTGCGCGCGTCGCTCGCCCGGCAGAAGTCGCGCGTGCTGGTGGCGCGCGGTCCGCTCCGGCCGACGGATGCTCCGCCCTACCCGAAGCTCGACCGGAATGCCGAACTGGGGCTGACGATCGCCGCGCACGGGGGTGTGTTCGCGGGCTCCGGGCTCGACATCGGCACCCGGTTCGTGCTGGAGTACCTCGACCACGCTGTCGGGGAGGCCGAGGCGGGCACGGTGGATTCTCGGCCCGCGGGCGGTGCGGGTGCGGCCCTCTCGGCCATCGACCTCGGCTGCGGCACCGGGATCATCGCGGCCGCGCTCGCGCGGAGCTTCCCGCTGCTCGTGGTGACCGCGACAGACCAGTCGGCAGCGGCGTGCGCATCGGCGCGGGCGACGATGCGAGCCAACGGATTCGATGACGTGCGGGTGGTGCGCGACGACGGACTGTCGCTGCAGCCGGATTCTTCCGCAGACCTGATTGTCTGCAACCCGCCGTTCCATGTCGGCAGTTCGGTGCACACCGGTGTGGCCCTGGGACTCTTCCGTGACGCGGGGCGGGTTCTCCGCCCGGGCGGAGTGCTGCTCACGGTCTTCAACTCGCCGCTCGCCTACCAACCCGACCTGCGGCGACTGGTCGGTCCCACCCGGGTGTGGGGGCAGAACGCGAAGTTCACGGTGACGGCCAGCACGAAGCCGGTGGACCGGTGA
- the aceE gene encoding pyruvate dehydrogenase (acetyl-transferring), homodimeric type — protein MTVNDQDPYSVTNIDADPDETAEWSESLDALVAARGHGRAREIMLSLLKRSKELHLGVPMVPTTDYINTIAAENEPDFPGNEDIERRYRAWIRWNAAMLVHRAQRPGIAVGGHISTYASSASLYEVGFNHFFRGQDHPGGGDQIFIQGHASPGTYARAFLEGRLDENKLDGFRQEKSHAGGGLSSYPHPRLMPEFWQFPTVSMGLGPINAIYQAQSNKYLTNRGIKDASDQQVWAFLGDGEMDEVESRGQLQVAANEGLDNLNFVINCNLQRLDGPVRGNGKIIQELESFFRGAGWNVIKVIWGREWDSLLENDTDGALLNLMNTTPDGDFQTYKTEDGGYVRDNFFGRDPRALKLIENYSDDQVWGLKRGGHDYRKVYAAFKAASEHKGQPTVILAHTIKGYGLGKSFEGRNATHQMKKMTLDNLKQFRDEMHIPITNAKLEENPYLPPYYNPGEGDEAIEYMHERRRALGGYLPERRTKHTAITLPEDSAYAIMKKGSGTQEIATTMAFVRLLKEMTRSKDFGNRVVPVIPDEARTFGMDAFFPSAKIYNPNGQHYTSVDRDLLLAYKESPQGQIVHVGINEAGALAAFTAAGTSYSTQGEPLIPVYVFYSMFGFQRTGDALWAAGDQMARGFVMGATAGRTTLTGEGLQHADGHSHLLASTNPAVVSYDPAYGYEIGHIVRAGLERMYGGTHTDPNVMYYITLYNEPMVMPAEPENVDVEGIVKGIHHLKSGWVDGGPRANVLASGVGVPWALEAQQLLADDWGVSADVWSVTSWTELRRDGLRAEEHNFLNPSEQPQVPYLTDKLSGAAGPFVAVSDYMHAIPDQIRQFVPGDYATLGADDFGFSDTRPAARRFFKIDGPSVVVRVLEQLAARNEVDPNAPQWAIDKYRLHDVSAGTSGSAGGES, from the coding sequence TTGACTGTCAACGATCAAGACCCGTATTCGGTGACCAACATCGATGCAGATCCCGATGAAACCGCCGAATGGTCGGAATCCCTCGATGCACTGGTCGCGGCTCGCGGCCACGGTCGCGCCAGGGAGATCATGCTCAGCCTGCTGAAGCGCAGCAAGGAGCTCCACCTCGGTGTTCCGATGGTTCCGACCACCGACTACATCAACACGATCGCCGCGGAGAACGAACCGGACTTCCCGGGCAACGAGGACATCGAGCGCCGGTACCGTGCCTGGATCCGCTGGAACGCCGCAATGCTGGTGCATCGCGCCCAGCGCCCCGGCATCGCCGTCGGCGGCCACATCTCGACGTACGCGTCGAGCGCCAGCCTCTACGAGGTCGGCTTCAACCACTTCTTCCGCGGCCAGGACCACCCGGGCGGCGGAGACCAGATCTTCATCCAGGGCCACGCCTCCCCCGGCACCTACGCCCGGGCCTTCCTCGAGGGCCGGCTCGACGAGAACAAGCTCGACGGCTTCCGCCAGGAGAAGTCGCACGCCGGTGGCGGGCTCAGCTCCTACCCGCACCCGCGCCTCATGCCGGAGTTCTGGCAGTTCCCGACCGTCTCGATGGGCCTCGGCCCGATCAACGCGATCTACCAGGCGCAGTCGAACAAGTACCTCACCAACCGCGGCATCAAGGACGCCAGCGACCAGCAGGTCTGGGCCTTCCTCGGCGACGGCGAGATGGACGAGGTCGAGAGCCGCGGGCAGCTGCAGGTCGCTGCCAACGAGGGCCTCGACAACCTCAACTTCGTGATCAACTGCAACCTGCAGCGCCTCGACGGCCCGGTGCGCGGCAACGGCAAGATCATCCAGGAGCTCGAGAGCTTCTTCCGCGGCGCCGGCTGGAACGTCATCAAGGTCATCTGGGGTCGCGAGTGGGACTCGCTGCTCGAGAACGACACCGACGGCGCCCTGCTGAACCTGATGAACACGACTCCGGATGGCGATTTCCAGACGTACAAGACCGAAGACGGCGGGTACGTGCGCGACAACTTCTTCGGCCGCGACCCGCGCGCCCTGAAGCTGATCGAGAACTACAGCGACGACCAGGTCTGGGGCCTGAAGCGCGGCGGCCACGACTACCGCAAGGTGTACGCGGCGTTCAAGGCTGCGAGTGAGCACAAGGGCCAGCCCACGGTCATCCTCGCCCACACCATCAAGGGCTACGGTCTCGGCAAGAGCTTCGAGGGTCGGAACGCGACCCACCAGATGAAGAAGATGACGCTCGACAACCTCAAGCAGTTCCGCGACGAGATGCACATCCCGATCACGAACGCCAAGCTCGAGGAGAACCCGTACCTTCCCCCGTACTACAACCCGGGTGAGGGCGACGAGGCGATCGAGTACATGCACGAGCGCCGCCGCGCGCTGGGTGGGTACCTGCCCGAGCGCCGCACGAAGCACACCGCGATCACGCTGCCGGAGGATTCCGCCTACGCGATCATGAAGAAGGGCTCCGGAACGCAGGAGATCGCCACCACCATGGCGTTCGTGCGCCTGCTGAAGGAGATGACGCGGTCGAAGGACTTCGGCAACCGGGTGGTTCCGGTCATCCCCGACGAGGCGCGCACGTTCGGCATGGACGCGTTCTTCCCGAGCGCGAAGATCTACAACCCGAACGGCCAGCACTACACGAGCGTCGACCGCGACCTGCTGCTCGCCTACAAGGAGAGCCCGCAGGGCCAGATCGTGCATGTCGGCATCAACGAGGCGGGCGCCCTCGCGGCGTTCACCGCGGCCGGCACCTCGTATTCGACGCAGGGCGAGCCGCTCATCCCGGTCTACGTCTTCTACTCGATGTTCGGCTTCCAGCGCACCGGCGACGCCCTCTGGGCCGCCGGCGACCAGATGGCGCGTGGTTTCGTGATGGGCGCCACCGCCGGTCGCACCACGCTCACCGGCGAGGGCCTGCAGCACGCGGATGGTCACAGCCACCTGCTGGCGTCGACGAACCCGGCCGTGGTGTCGTACGACCCCGCGTACGGCTACGAGATCGGGCACATCGTGCGCGCGGGCCTCGAGCGGATGTACGGCGGAACCCACACCGACCCGAACGTCATGTACTACATCACTCTCTACAACGAGCCCATGGTGATGCCGGCCGAGCCGGAGAACGTCGACGTCGAGGGCATCGTCAAGGGCATCCACCACCTGAAGTCCGGCTGGGTCGACGGGGGCCCACGGGCCAACGTGCTCGCGTCGGGCGTCGGTGTTCCGTGGGCGCTCGAGGCCCAGCAGCTGCTCGCCGACGACTGGGGCGTCTCCGCCGATGTCTGGTCGGTCACCAGTTGGACCGAGCTCCGCCGTGACGGTCTCAGGGCTGAGGAGCACAACTTCCTGAACCCGAGCGAGCAGCCGCAGGTTCCGTACCTGACCGACAAGCTGTCGGGCGCAGCCGGGCCGTTCGTCGCCGTCAGCGACTACATGCACGCGATCCCCGACCAGATCCGGCAGTTCGTGCCCGGCGACTACGCGACGCTCGGAGCCGACGACTTCGGCTTCAGCGACACGCGCCCCGCCGCCCGCCGATTCTTCAAGATCGACGGCCCCTCGGTCGTGGTGCGGGTGCTCGAACAGCTCGCCGCGCGCAACGAGGTCGACCCGAACGCCCCACAGTGGGCGATCGACAAGTATCGGCTGCACGATGTCTCGGCCGGCACCTCGGGTTCGGCGGGCGGCGAGAGCTGA
- a CDS encoding DUF418 domain-containing protein, which produces MADRSGRLAGLDIARGIAVLGMFVAHAWPSSDTAFSHILVGLANGERPRTLFAVVGGISLALFVRSLARRTDADAVRIRRTVAVRGVALVALGLFLQTMYSGVSIVLDTWGLLFLFFVPLLRVPSRWLIGLAAVALPVGVALERSSDTWSPLLRLPNTLFVQPLDWFVWGSYPLLIWVSFLGVGYVLGRLDITARRTQLWMLGSGLVVAVAAQLALKALFGAPSFAAEISAHLSAIGVAVALVGGLCLISASKVVSIILYPLGSVGMMPLTIYTGHVLILALRYALDPTQPVKDQTVWILLTLGSLVFATLWRLLLGQGPLERALRALDGSRQKNVRPTGIEPMTSTV; this is translated from the coding sequence ATGGCAGATCGATCCGGCCGGCTCGCCGGCCTCGACATCGCGCGGGGAATCGCGGTGCTCGGCATGTTCGTCGCCCACGCCTGGCCCTCGTCCGACACGGCGTTCTCCCACATCCTGGTCGGGCTGGCCAACGGCGAACGCCCCCGCACCCTGTTTGCGGTCGTCGGCGGCATCTCCCTGGCGCTCTTCGTCCGGAGCCTCGCCCGGCGCACGGACGCCGACGCCGTGCGCATCCGCCGCACCGTCGCTGTGCGCGGCGTCGCGCTCGTCGCTCTCGGCCTCTTCCTCCAGACGATGTACAGCGGAGTCTCGATCGTGCTCGACACCTGGGGCCTGCTGTTCCTCTTCTTCGTCCCTCTCCTTCGTGTGCCGTCCCGCTGGCTCATCGGTCTCGCCGCCGTTGCGCTTCCCGTCGGCGTGGCTCTCGAGCGCTCGAGCGACACCTGGAGCCCTCTCCTCCGCCTGCCGAACACCCTCTTCGTGCAGCCGCTCGACTGGTTCGTCTGGGGAAGCTACCCCCTGCTGATCTGGGTGTCCTTCCTCGGGGTCGGCTATGTGCTGGGCCGCCTCGACATCACCGCACGCCGCACACAGCTCTGGATGCTCGGCAGCGGTCTCGTCGTCGCCGTCGCCGCGCAACTGGCCCTCAAAGCCCTGTTCGGAGCCCCGTCGTTCGCGGCCGAGATCTCGGCCCACCTCTCCGCGATCGGAGTCGCTGTCGCGCTCGTCGGCGGGCTCTGCCTCATCAGTGCGTCGAAGGTCGTGTCGATCATCCTGTATCCGCTCGGCTCGGTCGGGATGATGCCGCTCACGATCTACACCGGGCACGTGCTCATCCTCGCGCTCCGCTACGCGCTCGACCCGACGCAACCGGTCAAGGACCAGACGGTATGGATCCTGCTGACGCTCGGCAGTCTCGTCTTCGCGACGCTCTGGCGCCTGCTGCTCGGGCAGGGGCCCCTGGAGCGCGCACTACGGGCGCTCGACGGGAGCAGACAGAAGAATGTGCGCCCTACCGGGATCGAACCGATGACATCCACGGTGTAA
- the ppgK gene encoding polyphosphate--glucose phosphotransferase — MTGSTDSSIAIGIDIGGTGIKGAIVNTETGELLSDRIKLDTPEGGKPKDVVGTVEKLLAQLTDAPADAPIGIDFPAVVQNGKTMSAANVSKKWIGLEAEKLFEDALQRDITFVNDADAAGYAEVRYGAAKGKNGLIIMTTLGTGIGTAIIYNGVLIPNAELGHIQIDGGDYEHKASYAAKERDDLNWVQWAARLQTYYAELEKLLWPDLFIVGGGVSKSYQEFLPKISINTPMVPATLRNNAGILGAASLALEPKVLPNANQLVGEPGESAVSLT; from the coding sequence ATGACTGGCAGCACAGACTCTTCGATCGCCATCGGCATCGACATCGGCGGGACGGGCATCAAGGGTGCCATCGTCAACACGGAGACCGGCGAGCTGCTGAGCGACCGCATCAAGCTCGACACCCCCGAGGGCGGCAAGCCGAAGGATGTCGTCGGTACCGTCGAGAAACTGCTCGCACAGCTCACGGATGCCCCGGCCGACGCCCCCATCGGCATCGACTTTCCCGCGGTGGTGCAGAACGGCAAGACCATGTCGGCCGCGAACGTCTCGAAGAAGTGGATCGGGCTGGAGGCTGAGAAACTCTTCGAAGACGCCCTGCAGCGCGACATCACCTTCGTGAACGACGCGGATGCCGCGGGCTACGCCGAGGTGCGTTACGGCGCCGCCAAGGGCAAGAACGGCCTCATCATCATGACGACGCTCGGCACGGGCATCGGAACAGCCATCATCTACAACGGTGTGCTCATCCCGAACGCTGAACTCGGGCACATCCAGATCGACGGCGGCGACTACGAGCACAAGGCCTCGTATGCGGCCAAGGAGCGCGACGACCTCAACTGGGTGCAGTGGGCTGCACGCTTGCAGACGTACTACGCAGAGCTCGAGAAGCTGCTCTGGCCCGACCTGTTCATCGTCGGCGGCGGAGTGTCGAAGAGCTACCAGGAGTTCCTGCCGAAGATCTCGATCAACACCCCGATGGTTCCGGCGACCCTCCGCAACAACGCGGGGATCCTGGGCGCCGCCTCGCTGGCCCTCGAGCCGAAGGTGCTGCCGAACGCGAACCAGCTGGTCGGCGAGCCCGGCGAGAGTGCCGTCTCTCTGACGTAA
- the map gene encoding type I methionyl aminopeptidase, translating to MPKDSAGHLLPGRISPLRAVPADIERPEYVGRRDPDEGGGSDVYTGERLQSIRKSSRIAANALAHVGAHVRPGVTTDELDALGHAYLIEHGAYPSTLGYRGFPKSLCTSVNEVVCHGIPDNTVLDDGDLVNIDITAYKDGVHGDTNATFFAGEPSEEARLLVERTREAMNRGIKAVAPGRQVNVIGRAIESYAKRFGYGVVRDYTGHGVGEQFHSGLIIPHYDAAPRFDDVIEVGMVFTIEPMLTLGSQDNELWSDDWTVVTRDRSLSAQFEHTLVVTERGAEVLTLPDPTE from the coding sequence ATGCCCAAGGACTCCGCCGGCCACCTCCTTCCGGGCCGGATCTCCCCTCTCCGCGCCGTCCCGGCCGACATCGAACGACCCGAGTACGTCGGTCGGCGTGACCCCGACGAGGGCGGCGGCAGCGACGTCTACACCGGCGAACGGCTGCAGAGCATCCGGAAGTCCTCGCGCATCGCCGCGAACGCCCTCGCGCATGTGGGAGCCCACGTCAGGCCGGGGGTCACGACAGACGAGTTGGATGCCCTCGGCCACGCCTACCTCATCGAACACGGTGCCTACCCGTCGACCCTCGGCTATCGCGGCTTTCCGAAGTCGCTCTGCACCAGTGTCAACGAGGTCGTCTGCCACGGGATCCCCGACAACACCGTTCTGGATGACGGCGATCTCGTGAACATCGACATCACCGCCTACAAGGACGGCGTGCACGGCGACACGAACGCCACATTCTTCGCCGGAGAGCCGAGCGAGGAGGCGCGCCTCCTGGTCGAACGCACCCGCGAGGCGATGAACCGCGGCATCAAGGCGGTGGCCCCCGGTCGTCAGGTCAACGTGATCGGGCGGGCCATCGAGTCGTACGCGAAAAGGTTCGGCTACGGGGTCGTGCGCGACTACACAGGGCACGGTGTCGGCGAGCAGTTCCACTCGGGCCTGATCATCCCGCACTACGACGCCGCACCCCGGTTCGACGACGTGATCGAGGTCGGCATGGTGTTCACGATCGAGCCCATGCTCACGCTCGGGTCCCAGGACAACGAGCTGTGGAGCGACGACTGGACGGTCGTCACCCGCGACCGGTCGCTGAGCGCCCAGTTCGAACACACACTTGTGGTCACCGAGCGCGGCGCCGAAGTTCTGACCCTCCCCGACCCGACAGAATAG
- a CDS encoding Nif3-like dinuclear metal center hexameric protein, producing MVTPVPPFTLQQANAVIEGLWPLANAESWDAPGLLSGAVEAEVTSIHLAVDAVAETVDEALSLGADLLLVHHPLLLRGVTTVAETTYKGALLARLIRGGCALVAAHTNADIVENGVSAVIAQRLGLPDAVAIVPASGPSAVPGTGIGRVGTLAEPTTLGRLARQLAELLPATATGIRVAGAYDQPVSRIALCGGAGDSLLREPAVRGADVYITSDLRHHPASEAREQATLGTGPALIDVSHWASEWLWLDVAAAQLRSALPGVTVTVSDLRTDPWDFVVTQ from the coding sequence GTGGTCACCCCGGTTCCCCCCTTCACCCTCCAGCAGGCCAACGCCGTCATCGAGGGTCTCTGGCCGCTGGCGAACGCCGAGAGTTGGGATGCACCGGGGCTGCTGAGCGGTGCCGTCGAGGCGGAGGTCACGAGCATCCACCTCGCCGTCGACGCCGTCGCCGAGACCGTCGACGAAGCGCTCAGCCTCGGGGCCGACCTGCTGCTCGTGCACCACCCGCTGCTGCTCCGCGGGGTGACGACGGTCGCCGAGACCACCTACAAGGGTGCTCTGCTCGCCCGGCTCATCCGCGGCGGCTGTGCGCTCGTGGCCGCGCACACGAACGCCGACATCGTCGAGAACGGCGTCTCGGCGGTCATCGCCCAGCGCCTGGGGCTTCCGGATGCCGTGGCCATCGTTCCGGCCAGCGGACCCTCGGCCGTGCCGGGCACCGGCATCGGGCGCGTCGGCACGCTCGCCGAGCCGACCACGCTCGGTCGCCTTGCCCGCCAGCTCGCGGAACTGCTGCCCGCGACCGCGACGGGAATCCGGGTCGCGGGGGCCTACGACCAGCCCGTCTCGCGCATCGCCCTCTGCGGCGGGGCGGGCGACTCGCTGCTCAGGGAACCCGCCGTACGGGGCGCCGACGTCTACATCACGTCGGATCTCCGGCACCATCCCGCGTCGGAGGCGAGGGAACAGGCCACGCTCGGAACCGGCCCCGCACTCATCGACGTGTCACACTGGGCGAGCGAGTGGTTGTGGCTCGACGTCGCGGCAGCCCAGCTGCGGAGCGCCCTGCCGGGTGTCACCGTCACGGTGAGCGACCTCCGCACCGACCCGTGGGACTTCGTCGTGACGCAGTAG